The genomic DNA AAAAGAACGGCAAGGCCGCCGTGGAATCATTGTTCGCCAGTTCTTTCACAAAGGCGTAATCTCACTTTCATTCCCTGTCCGGCAGCCCCAGGCATTGGCGGCTGCCGGATTTTTTTCGCTGCCTGGGCAGTGATTTTTCAGGCAGGTCTTTGCATGCGCGCTTTCGGCTTTTCCGGGTCTCTCCGGTAAAGCCCGGGCGCGGGAGAGGTGGCACCATGTTCGGTGTTGGTGAAATAGCGGGTTTGATAACCGCCGTCAGTTGGGCGGGGTCCTGCCAACTGCACACCGTGGCGGGCAGAATGGTCGGGGCCGTGAACCTTGTGGTGGCGCGCGTGCCCTTGTTTCTCCTCGTCATGGGGATCATCGTGCTGGCCACGGGAACGAGCACGGCCGTGGCGCCCGGCGCGCTCCCGTATATCGTGATATCCGGCGCCATGGGAGTGGGGCTTTCCGACCCCTTCCTTTACAGCGCCAGCGTTACCATCGGCCCGCGCCTGGCCTTGCTGCTGATCTCGCTTTCCGCCTGCATAACCGCGCTCCTGGGACATTTCTTCCTGGGGGAGAGCATTAACTTCATGGGCTGGGTCGGCATTCTGGTCGCAACGTCCGGCGTGGCTTTTGTGTTGATCGAGGGCGGCATCCACCACGGTGCGGATTTTTCCGGCCTTACGTCCATGCAGATATTGGCCGGAGTGGGCAAGGGGCTTGCGGCCGCCGTCAGTATGGCGACAAGCTTTTTGTTCCTCAAACAGGGGTTGCTGCTCGGCATTGAACCCTTTTGGGCGACTTTTATCCGCATTCTGGCGGGCGCGTGCGTGGTCTGGACTCTTTCGATCCTGCGCGGCCGGTTTCTCCGCGTGATGCACGATGTCTGGACTTCCTGGCCGGTGGTGCGCCTTCTGCTTTTAGGCTGTATGGTCAGTACCGTGGGCAACTGCCTCGCGCCCGTTGCCGTGAAATATACCCACGCGGGCATCGCCGCCACCCTTATTGGCCTGCAGCCCATCATGATTATCATCATTACCACGCTGTATGAGCGAAAAATGCCGAGCGGCCAGGCGCTTATCGGAACCTGCATCGCTTTTTCCGGAACGGCCCTGATTTTTACACGGTAAGCAATACCGTCCGCAACGTAAAACGGGGCAGCGTCATGCTGCCCCGTTCTGCGTTTATGGCCGTGCGGGCGTTGTTACAGGACCTTCACGCAATCCCAGCCGCCCTCGGCTTTTGCCGTTTTTTCAAGCACATCGCCGCCGAGGACGCAGACGGGGCCATTCTCGAGCGCTTTGCCGAGATGCACGGCAAATGCATGAAAATGGTCCTGGGTCGTGGACAGGATTTCGTCGCGCATTTTTTGGCGCGATTCCGCCGTGTCGCCGATAAGCGCTCTGGCATGGGCGGCGGAGCCTTTGGCGTCCGGGAGCATATACGCATCCACCTCGCCCATGGCGCCGATGATGGCGGAATCAAGCTCGCGGCGGGAAATGGCCGTGGATGCGAGATGCTTGGCGGTGCGGCCGAAGATATCCAGGGTGCCGCGCACGTTGGGGTCGCGGTAGGAGGCCAGCACAAAGGCCCCGGCCATGCGGTCAAAGGCGCAGAACGCGCCGTACGCGCCGCCCTGAACCCGGACTTTTTCCCACAGCCAGCCGGTGCGGAGTTGTTTGAGGATGACGTGCACCGAGCCGTGGTAGGCATACCCCGCGTCATAGAGGTTGCCGCCCGATCCGACGTAGTTGACCTGCGCGGGCAGCAGCAGCGCCTCGCGGGCCGGGGCGGTCCTGCCGGTGATGCCGTGGCTCCCGGACGGGCCGGCGGGACGGGGTAACGCGTCCGCGAGTTTTGCCGCCCCGTCGAACAGGGTTTGCTTGTGCTCCTCCTCGCCGGTGATGTTCCAGTCCAGGCCCTGCCGGGTAAAGACGGCGCCGTGCAGGGCGGTGAGGTCCGCGCGCACGGATTCCCAGTTTTTGGCAACCCTGTCGGCGAGTTCCCGCAGGAAGAAGAGGTAGGAGACGCCCCCGGTCGCTTCCTCCATCATGCCCGTGGCGGAGAGCGCCGACCTGAGGCGCTGGGAGACAAAGGTATGCCCGGCGGGCACCAGGGCGTGTTCAAGCCTGGCCTTCTCCTCCAGGACCATGCGCAAAAACCGCTCCTGCCGGTCGAAATCCGGAGACAGGATAATCTCTTCCATCAGGGAGAAGAGATCCGCGATCTTGTCCGGCGCGACCTTGCCGGAAACCGCCAGCCGGGGCAGGGGGGAGCGGCTCGCCCGGGCGGTGTAGAAGGAGGGCCCGGCGTCCAGTCCGCCGGTTTTGCTGGCGATTGCCATGTTCAAATCGACAAAGTCCCGGCGGGCCGTGCCCATTTCCGTAAGCGCCCGGCCCAGGAGCGGGAGCAGCGGGAAGAGGCTGCCCGGCACGTGGGCGAGATCGAAAAAGGCGTCCGCGTAACTGATGCCGCTGGTCGGCAACGCGTGGAACATGACGGGCAGATCAGTGCCGAGGCGCGCTGTCTCGCTGGGGATGGGTTTTTCCGCGCGGGGCAGGTCCGCCACCTCAAGGCGCGGGATACGGGCGAGAGCGGCCGGATCGTCCGGCGTTTCCTGCAGGGCCTGGAGGCGCTCGGCGCGGGCCGCGATCTGGTTGCGTTCGGCCTGGGGCAGGCTGTCCACGATGTTCGCCACGCGGGCCGCTTCCTCGTTGGCCCTGGTTTCGCCGAGGGCCGGGTCCGGGGTCAGGATAACGGTCGCCCGGTGGGTGTTTGTAAGGAAGTACTGCCGGATCAGGTTTTCGAAGTAGGGTTCACGGGCCGCGAGCTTGCCCTTGATGGCCGCGAGGGGCTCCTCGTACCGCAGGGGGGCGACGGGGTCGCCGTCGTGCAGCCAGGTAGTGAGGCTTTGCAGCATCACGGCAAGGCCGACCGGGAACCGGCCGGAATTTTTTTCACGCAGTTCGAACTCCACGGAGTTGACGGCCGCGTCAAGATATTTGGGGTCAATGCCCTCATTTGCAAGAGTTTGCAGCGTTTCAAGAATAAGCGCCTCGACCCTGCCCGCGTTTTCCGGCTGCACGCCGCGCAGGCCGATGGAATAGCTGCACTGGAGCAGTTCGTCCTCCAGACCGCCGCCGGTGATATCCTCACCGAGCCCCGACTCGATCAGCGCGCGGCGCAAGGGCGAGGCGGGCATGCCCAAAAGGATGTGGTCCAGCATGCGGAAGGCCATGGTCAGGGTGGCTTCGCGCGTTTCCGCCAGGAGCCAGTTGCAGCAGACCATGCCCTTTTCTTCCTCCTCGCCGGCGACAAAGGGGACGGTCACGGTCTGGGGCGCTTGTCTGCGTTCCTGGAGCGCCACGCGCGGGGCGGGTTCCGACCGGCTGAACCGGCTGATGGCGCCGCCCACCTGGGCCAGGCGCTCATCCTCGTCATCGTCGCCCCAGAAGAAAAACCGGGCGTTGGAGGGGTGGTAGCAGGTCTTGTGGAACCGGATGAAATCTTCGTACGTGAGTTCCGGGATGACCTCGGGGTCGCCGCCGGATTCCAGCCCGTAAATGGTATCCGGGAAAAGGGCGTGCAGGGAAAACCGGGAAAGAACCGCTTCCGGGGAGGAAAACACGCCTTTCATCTCGTTGTAGACGACGCCCTTGAGGATATACCCGCCGTTTTCACCCGGCTCGAGGTGCCAGCCTTCCTGCTGGAAGACTTCGACGGGGATGCGGGGGAAGAATACCGCGTCCAGATAAACGTCCGTCAGGTTGCGGAAGTCGCGCGTATTGGCGCTGGCAACGGGGTAGCAGGTTTTGTCCGGGTAGGTGAAGGCGTTCAGAAAGGTCTGGAGCGAGCCTTTCAGGAGCTCCACAAAGGGCTCCTTGACCGGGTATTTTTCCGAGCCGCACAGCACGGAGTGCTCAAGGATGTGGGGCAGGCCGGTCGAATCTTGCGGGGGCGTGCGGAACGAGACGCCGAAGACTTTGTTTTCATCGTCATTTTTGAGCGACAAAAGCTCCGCACCTGTTGTTTCGTGGCGCCAGAACCGGGCCAGGCTTTTGCATTCGGGAATAGTCTTTTCCCAGACAAGGGTAAAACCGTGAGCTGTGGTCATGAAACATCCTTTTGGTAGGGAAATATACCGACGGCGCGTCACCGGATATACGAGCGGACGAGAAACCGCATTTCCTCGAACGGCATCCGGTTTTGAATCGCCGCGCACATGTCGGCGGACAGGGCTATTTTACGCTGCATATCGTTCAGCAAAACGTGTTTATATTTTTTCATCCATTTGCGGATAAAAGGGGCATCGAATCCGTCAACCACGAGGGAGAGGGCGTCCGTGAAGAAAAGGCTCCCGTCCTGGGGCAGAAAGCTGCGGCAGGCGGCCTTGCCGTGGCGGCGGCAGAGCGTTGCGTAAAAAAGGAGCGTGGCGGCGAGCGCCTGGTCCGCCATATGGTGATCCACCCGGTAGACCTCCGGCGGCAGTGTGCCGTTTAAGGCGGCGGCCAGGTTTGCCTGGGCGGATTCGAGCATCCCTTCCGGGTCCGTCAGGGGCGCGGGAAAGTGCGCGGTCATTTTCGCAAGCGTCCGCAAGGGATTCTCCCCGGTGGCCATATCCATGACGGCAACGCGCATGAGGTCAAACTGCCTGTCAAGCCGGTCGATTTCGCCTTTGCCGCAGGTTTCGGCGAGCTGCCGGAAGCGCTCTGGCGCGACCTGCATGATGAGCATGTCCAAAAGATGGCGCACCAGCGGCTCGCCCACGAACTGGGTTTCCGCTTCCAGGGCCTTCATGTTGCGGGCGTTGCCGAGGAGTTTGCGCAAGGAAAGCCAGTAGGCGGCAACCCCGTCGATGGGCAGATATAAAAACGAAATGCTTGATCCGGTCAGGTTCATGCGTTTTCCACCCTGGAAAAGAGGATTCCGGCGGCGTTCGGCGCCCCGGCATGGCAGCACAACCAAACCAGATAGCAGCAATGGCTCTGAAAATCCACAAGGTTCCGCTCGGGGAGCGGCGTGGATTGTTTCCGGCAAAAAGGGCCGCCACCCCGCGAAGAGCCGGGCGGGGGCGCTGAACGGCCCGCCCGGCAGTTGCTCCGGAATGGCCGAATACCCGCTACAGGCGCAGGAGGGAGTTTTCCTCACCGGCGAAAGAGCAATACTCGTACCCGTCGGCAGCGCTGTCATTGACCCAGCGGTCACCGTCCAAAAGGTAACGGAATTTGCTGGTGATGCCGGTCGGCAGGGTGATGGTGGCGGTAAACCCGCCGTCTTTCTGCTTTTTCATCGGGGTGGCGGCAGGGTCCCAGCTGTTGAAATCGCCCGCCAGCGCGACGGAGTCCGCATTGCACGCCTCTTCCGCGCTGAGCGTAAACTTAATCTTGCACTCCGGCTTTGTCTTGAGGAACTGTTTTGCGATGGCCATACTATCTCCCCGGCGTCCGGGCGCCTGTTATAGTGAAATGCGTCGCGGTGAAAGGCGACGAATTCTCATGGAAAGAGTCCCATACTTTTACAAGGTTATCGTTTCATATATCAAAGCTGATGAACCATAACATGATTTTGTATTCTAAGCTATATCACGATATTCTTTTGCCGAATTCGACGCTTGGGAATAAAAAACACCGCATCGTAAAAAGATGCGGTGTAAAACGCCATCCAGGCTGCCTGTCCGGCAGAAAATTTCGGGTCGGCCGACGTTGCGCAAGGGCCGGGCAGCGTATCAGGCGTTCGCGATCCGGCGGGAGTCTTCGATGAAAGAGCGTACAGCTTCGCCCTGGGTCGCATCAATCCCGCACAGGCCGAACACGACGGTCAGAAGCATATCCGTGTGCAGCGTTATTTCCTGCACGCCGTTATCAATGCGGCAGAAGTCGCCTTCAATGTGCATGGTGTAGACCCGGCGCCACTTTGCGGTGTTGGAACCGGAAACAATGGAGTATATCTGCCGGCCGTCTTCCGCGACAAAGAGCTTGAGCCGGGTGATCGCACCCTGTTCTTCGTCGTAATAGGAACTTTCGGAAAACAGTTTGCCCCGGAAACGGATTTCCGCCCCGGCGTCATTGCGCAGAACGTGTTCTTCGCAGGAATCACGCAACAATTCAGCCATGGTCCCTCCCGGCGCCCGGTCAACCCAAACGAGGCGCTGCCATCCAATTCGTAATTTTTTTTCGTGCTATGTCGGCAATGTGAGCTGTTCCGGCCCGGTCGGCTTCCGGGGTTTTGCCGCGGCTTCTTTCACTTCCGCAGCCTTTTCCCGAGGCTCGTCTTCCTGGATCTGATCGGGCGTAAACAATTCCCCCCCGCCCTGGGCAGTCCAAAAAGCCTGCAAATCCGCGCGTGAAATACGGTACTCACGGCCAAGGCGCGCCGCTTGTAACTCCCCGGCCTGGATGGCCCGTCGCAACGTTTCCTTATGGCAGCTCAGCACATCCGCCGCTTCCGCCAAGGTAAATGTCGTTTTCCGCATACACGCCCGTTTGCCGGAACCGGCCCCCCGTCCGTCTTTTGCAAAAGAGGACATGCCGACACAGCATATCTTATTCGACTTTCTATCGTTCAAATCAACTGGTGTCAACTCACGAGTTTTTAACGCCGTCAGTGCATAATACAGAAATCTGTAACGCGCTCAAGTATTTTATACGTAAACCACACGGTGTGGCGGGTGTTATTTATCTTTCAGAGAGGCTCGCGATTACTCCGGCCCGGATTTGCACGTTTTTCGGCACTCACGGCCGCTACACGCGAGGATGATTTTTTTCCGGCCCGGTGTTTCCCTGTTCAGGTTTACTCTTGGGGGCCAAGCTGGTATCGAGGGGGTGAAAAACGCTGAATGCGGCGGAATGCCGCGGAGGAGCCGTTATGGCACGTGGTGTCAGGATTTTGGTGTGTGTGGGGCTTTTTCTGGGCCTGGCTGTCTGCCCGTCCGGTTCGTTCGCGGCGGACAAGGCGGCGCCGGGCAAGCCCGCTCCCGTAAAGGCG from uncultured delta proteobacterium includes the following:
- a CDS encoding conserved membrane hypothetical protein (Evidence 4 : Homologs of previously reported genes of unknown function); protein product: MFGVGEIAGLITAVSWAGSCQLHTVAGRMVGAVNLVVARVPLFLLVMGIIVLATGTSTAVAPGALPYIVISGAMGVGLSDPFLYSASVTIGPRLALLLISLSACITALLGHFFLGESINFMGWVGILVATSGVAFVLIEGGIHHGADFSGLTSMQILAGVGKGLAAAVSMATSFLFLKQGLLLGIEPFWATFIRILAGACVVWTLSILRGRFLRVMHDVWTSWPVVRLLLLGCMVSTVGNCLAPVAVKYTHAGIAATLIGLQPIMIIIITTLYERKMPSGQALIGTCIAFSGTALIFTR
- the PREP gene encoding Presequence protease 1, chloroplastic/mitochondrial: MTTAHGFTLVWEKTIPECKSLARFWRHETTGAELLSLKNDDENKVFGVSFRTPPQDSTGLPHILEHSVLCGSEKYPVKEPFVELLKGSLQTFLNAFTYPDKTCYPVASANTRDFRNLTDVYLDAVFFPRIPVEVFQQEGWHLEPGENGGYILKGVVYNEMKGVFSSPEAVLSRFSLHALFPDTIYGLESGGDPEVIPELTYEDFIRFHKTCYHPSNARFFFWGDDDEDERLAQVGGAISRFSRSEPAPRVALQERRQAPQTVTVPFVAGEEEEKGMVCCNWLLAETREATLTMAFRMLDHILLGMPASPLRRALIESGLGEDITGGGLEDELLQCSYSIGLRGVQPENAGRVEALILETLQTLANEGIDPKYLDAAVNSVEFELREKNSGRFPVGLAVMLQSLTTWLHDGDPVAPLRYEEPLAAIKGKLAAREPYFENLIRQYFLTNTHRATVILTPDPALGETRANEEAARVANIVDSLPQAERNQIAARAERLQALQETPDDPAALARIPRLEVADLPRAEKPIPSETARLGTDLPVMFHALPTSGISYADAFFDLAHVPGSLFPLLPLLGRALTEMGTARRDFVDLNMAIASKTGGLDAGPSFYTARASRSPLPRLAVSGKVAPDKIADLFSLMEEIILSPDFDRQERFLRMVLEEKARLEHALVPAGHTFVSQRLRSALSATGMMEEATGGVSYLFFLRELADRVAKNWESVRADLTALHGAVFTRQGLDWNITGEEEHKQTLFDGAAKLADALPRPAGPSGSHGITGRTAPAREALLLPAQVNYVGSGGNLYDAGYAYHGSVHVILKQLRTGWLWEKVRVQGGAYGAFCAFDRMAGAFVLASYRDPNVRGTLDIFGRTAKHLASTAISRRELDSAIIGAMGEVDAYMLPDAKGSAAHARALIGDTAESRQKMRDEILSTTQDHFHAFAVHLGKALENGPVCVLGGDVLEKTAKAEGGWDCVKVL
- a CDS encoding conserved hypothetical protein (Evidence 4 : Homologs of previously reported genes of unknown function), with the protein product MNLTGSSISFLYLPIDGVAAYWLSLRKLLGNARNMKALEAETQFVGEPLVRHLLDMLIMQVAPERFRQLAETCGKGEIDRLDRQFDLMRVAVMDMATGENPLRTLAKMTAHFPAPLTDPEGMLESAQANLAAALNGTLPPEVYRVDHHMADQALAATLLFYATLCRRHGKAACRSFLPQDGSLFFTDALSLVVDGFDAPFIRKWMKKYKHVLLNDMQRKIALSADMCAAIQNRMPFEEMRFLVRSYIR
- a CDS encoding Glycoside hydrolase family 13 domain protein, producing MAIAKQFLKTKPECKIKFTLSAEEACNADSVALAGDFNSWDPAATPMKKQKDGGFTATITLPTGITSKFRYLLDGDRWVNDSAADGYEYCSFAGEENSLLRL
- a CDS encoding conserved hypothetical protein (Evidence 4 : Homologs of previously reported genes of unknown function); protein product: MAELLRDSCEEHVLRNDAGAEIRFRGKLFSESSYYDEEQGAITRLKLFVAEDGRQIYSIVSGSNTAKWRRVYTMHIEGDFCRIDNGVQEITLHTDMLLTVVFGLCGIDATQGEAVRSFIEDSRRIANA
- a CDS encoding conserved hypothetical protein (Evidence 4 : Homologs of previously reported genes of unknown function); the protein is MSSFAKDGRGAGSGKRACMRKTTFTLAEAADVLSCHKETLRRAIQAGELQAARLGREYRISRADLQAFWTAQGGGELFTPDQIQEDEPREKAAEVKEAAAKPRKPTGPEQLTLPT